Proteins co-encoded in one Brassica oleracea var. oleracea cultivar TO1000 chromosome C4, BOL, whole genome shotgun sequence genomic window:
- the LOC106340628 gene encoding probable E3 ubiquitin-protein ligase ARI11 translates to MDYSDDDGMLDNESGEDNLYSDDAADSNPGFAEEDMDKDSTFQLSYVVLNEEDIRKHQRNDIEQVSTVLSISQVEAIVLLLHYQWGASRIEDEWFTDEEKVRESVGLLKEPVVDLNDKVNIECGICFDSFLQKDIATVSCGHPYCKTCWTGYITSKINDGPGCLTVQCPEPSCSAVVGQDMINSVVTKEEDKEKYYRYFLRSYIESSQKKIKWCPSPGCEYAVDFGGESENYDVSCLCSYEFCWNCCEDAHRPVDCHTVAKWIFKNNDESENTTWILANTKPCPSCKRQIEKNQGCNHMRCSICKHRFCWACLDPLNNHKSCHNFRGETAVKREMAKKAIDRYMHYYERWVGNQSSRVMAMADLKKLQSVQLVKLSVKHGIPETQLQFTVEAWLQIIECRRVLKWTYAYGYYLPEQESTKKRFFEYLQGEAEVGLERLHHCAELEFQELVKETEDFSKKFEDFRRKLIGLTKVTKTYFENLVKTLENGLADVEPNETKSATDSNKRQKLV, encoded by the exons ATGGATTATTCTGATGATGATGGCATGCTCGATAATGAATCAGGTGAAGATAATTTATACAGTGACGATGCGGCCGACAGCAATCCTGGTTTTGCCGAGGAAGACATGGACAAGGATTCCACATTTCAGCTAAGTTACGTAGTTCTCAACGAAGAAGACATTCGCAAGCATCAAAGGAACGATATCGAACAAGTTTCTACTGTTCTCTCTATAAGCCAAGTCGAAGCGATCGTTTTGCTTCTTCACTACCAGTGGGGTGCTAGTAGAATTGAAGATGAATGGTTTACCGATGAAGAAAAAGTCCGTGAAAGCGTAGGTTTATTGAAGGAGCCAGTTGTTGATCTTAACGACAAAGTGAACATTGAATGTGGGATTTGCTTTGATTCATTTCTTCAGAAGGATATTGCAACGGTTTCTTGTGGTCATCCTTATTGCAAGACTTGTTGGACTGGTTACATCACTTCGAAAATTAACGATGGCCCGGGATGTTTGACGGTTCAATGTCCTGAGCCGTCTTGTTCTGCTGTGGTTGGTCAAGATATGATCAATAGTGTTGTAACCAAGGAAGAGGATAAGGAGAAGTATTACAGATATTTTCTTAGGTCTTATATCGAATCGAGCCAGAAGAAGATAAAATGGTGCCCGTCGCCTGGATGCGAATACGCTGTTGATTTTGGAGGTGAAAGTGAAAACTATGATGTTTCTTGTCTGTGTTCGTATGAATTTTGCTGGAACTGCTGTGAAGATGCTCACCGCCCTGTGGACTGCCACACAGTGGCGAAATGGATATTCAAGAACAATGATGAATCCGAGAACACGACTTGGATACTTGCCAATACAAAGCCTTGTCCTAGTTGCAAACGTCAGATCGAGAAGAACCAAGGATGCAACCATATGAGATGCTCCATTTGCAAACATAGATTCTGTTGGGCTTGTCTGGATCCACTGAATAATCACAAGTCTTGCCACAACTTTAGGGGTGAGACTGCAGTTAAGCGAGAAATGGCGAAAAAGGCAATCGATAGATACATGCATTATTACGAAAGATGGGTGGGCAATCAATCTTCGAGGGTAATGGCTATGGCAGATTTGAAGAAATTGCAATCGGTGCAGCTTGTGAAACTTAGTGTCAAACATGGCATACCGGAAACTCAGCTCCAATTCACCGTAGAGGCATGGCTTCAG ATCATCGAGTGCAGAAGGGTCTTGAAATGGACATATGCATATGGGTACTACCTTCCTGAGCAGGAAAGTACCAAGAAACGATTTTTCGAGTATTTACAAGGAGAAGCTGAAGTTGGTTTGGAGAGGCTACATCATTGTGCAGAGTTGGAGTTCCAAGAGCTCGTCAAGGAAACTGAAGATTTCTCTAAAAAATTCGAAGATTTCAGGAGGAAGTTAATTGGTTTGACTAAAGTAACCAAAACATATTTCGAAAATCTTGTGAAAACTTTGGAGAATGGTCTTGCTGATGTGGAACCCAATGAGACCAAATCGGCAACAGACTCTAATAAAAGACAAAAGTTGGTATAA